A window of Halopseudomonas sabulinigri genomic DNA:
AAGTCTCAGTGCTCAACGACAGCAGGCTTTGCTCAACCCGCAGCAAACCATAGGCTACCATCCTTTTATTGAGGGTCTGGAGGATACCGCGCTGGCGGGTTTGGATGCCTGCCAACGGTGGTTGCAGGCGATGCCGGATTCGTACGTGGCGCATTGGGTATGTGCCGAGGTCTGGAATGACGGCGCCTGGGAAGCGCGCAGTGAAAAGCGCAGGAGCGACATCAATATTGCGCAAACCGTTCTGATGGAAGAGCGATTGCATCAGTCCAATCAGCTACTTGAGCGGGCGCTGACGCTTGATGAGCAGCCAGTGGAGGCACTGACCCTGCTTGCGCAGAATCACTTTCTGCTGGGTACCCGTATAGACGATGGCTTTGAGTGGGCGCAGCTGCTCAATGTATTCGACGGCAAAGATGCGGAGTTGTCTGAACCCTGGCCGCACTCACGCACCACCGGCTTGGCTAGTTCCTACATCGAGCGAGCGTTAGCGGTTTATCCGCGTTACTTGCCAGCACATCGGACCTGGGCCAATTTTCTGCAGCCGAGGTGGGGTGGAACACAGGCTCTGGTGCTGAGCGCCATAGATCAGGCGCAGCGCGCAGGAATAGAAGAGTCGGATTTGCTCGATATGCGTGATGACTTCGTGGTTTATCCTGCTACGTTTTCGACACCCGGTGCCACGCAAGCCTATTGGGAAAAGGCGATCGCTCAACAGCCCACTCGCAAACGTCTGGAAGGGCTGCTGCATGACCAGGTTGGCCGGCAAAATTGGAAGGCCATAGTGCCCGCAGCCGCAGCGCTGATTGTTCGTTACCCGGACGACGGCGACGCCTATTATTGGTTGGCGGAAGCCAGGAAAATGATGGGTCAGACCGATGAGGCGCGGGCGGCTTATCTCTACGCGGCTGCGTTGGGCAATGATGCAGCCGCCCAAGAGTTGATCATGGCCTTTATTCGCGGCGGCCTGGGCATCGACGAAAGCTATGCCGGCCCGAGTCTTCCCCAGCTATGCCATTACAGCGCGGCTCTGGGCTCACCCATTGGTGCCAACTGCCTCGGTGCTGGTTACTTCGAGGGTGGCCAGCCCGGTGTGCCTTTTGCACGTGATCCCGGGCAAGGTTACGCCTGGCATTTGCTAGCCTCCCGAGCGGGCCATTACAACTCGCAGTTTGATCTTGGCTGGATGCTTTATAGCGGCCGGGTGCCGGGTGTTGATAGTGAGCAGGCTCAAGCGCTGGGGATATTCTGGTTGCGGCGTGCCGAGGAAAAGGGCCATACCTTTGCTGCCCGCAGGCTCGATGAACTAGGTGTTGATCGGTCCACATCGTTTATCAGTCGCGATAACCTATTTGCGGTGACCAACTCGCTCAAGACCGGTCTTTTGTGGGTGCGTCAGCGGCTGCGGAGTCTCTGGGCTTAGCCAAAAACTGCGTCGCTAATCCGCATCTATAACGTTACCTGGGCTGACGCTTGCCGGGTGAATCGGCTTTTGCTGCGGGGCGCTTTGCCGGCACAGGAGTAATCGAATGCGCAAGGTCAGTTTGCTGTTGGGCTGCGTCCTCGTTGTCGCTATTTGGCAGACAACGGCAGTGGCCGAAGGGCTGCTATCAGTCAACACCGAAGGCCGATGGTATCGCCCGGCTGTGGGGGTGAGCTGGCAGTGGCAGTTGCTGGTTGATGACGAGCATCCGTTGAACACGGCTTACGAGGCGGAACTATACAATCTGGACCTGTTCAGCACGCCTGCGACCACCATCAGCCTATTGCAGGCTGCCGGTCGCCGCGTGGTCTGCTACTTCTCGGCTGGCACCTACGAGAGCTACGTAGCAGACCGCAATCAGTTTGCCGCCAGGGATGTGGGCCAGGTTCTCGCGGACTGGCCCGATGAGCGATGGCTGGATATCCGCTCACCCGCGGTACAGCGCATCATGACCGAGCGTCTGGACTTGGCGGCAAGCAAGGGCTGCGACGCGGTCGAGCCGGATAACGTGCAGGGGTATCTGGAGGACACCGGCTTTGCTCTCAGCGCCGAACATCAGCTCGCCTACAATCGCTTTATTGCCACCGAGGCGCATCGCCGCGGTTTAGCCGTAGGGCTGAAGAACAGCCTGGAGCAGGTTGCAGAGCTGGTTGATTACTTTGATTTTTCCATTAACGAGCAATGCTTCCAGTACAAGGAATGTCAGCCATTACTGGCTTTCATTGAGGCGGGCAAGCCGGTACTGAATGTCGAATATCCAGACCAGCATCTCGCCCTGGATGCACACTGGGTAGCGACGCTGTGCGCTGCTGCCAACGCTCGCCAGTTCAGCACGCTGATACTGCCGGTGGAGCTGGATGACCGCTTTCGTATTGCGTGCGCGGACGCCGCATCGAGATGATCGACCTGGGTGGTTGCAAGGCCATCTTTTTTTACACCCGCCATTGAGTTGTGCTTTACCCAGCGCCGCCACTAGGGATAACGTCGGTCAGACTAGCAGCGCCGTCGCTGCAACTATCGCTATCGCGAACAGGGACGATATGAATAACCATCCTCGCGCCACTGCAATTCAGGAAAGCCCCAACGGTAACGATGTGCCGGTCGCGGTGCTGGTCGACTGCGATAACGTACCGCCCGAAATTCTGCCCTATGCCTTACGCATGGCAGCACAGTTCGGCCGCGTTGCCCTGCGCCGCGGTTACGGCAATCATGCCACCTTGGCCAACCGCTGGCAGGAAGCGCTGGTGCGACTGGCCTTTACCCCGCACCTGCAATACCAATACGCCTCCGGCAAGAACACGGCTGATATTGCACTCGCACTGGATGCGCTCGAGGCGATGTTTGATCATCGTGCAGAAACCTTTTGCCTGGTAACCAGCGACTCCGACTTTGCCTACCTATG
This region includes:
- a CDS encoding DUF4034 domain-containing protein, which translates into the protein MRPELPPSRYEKPSPYPEPYLEYGEDTFYGEDTARPHLGWLLLLPILLVMALVAFCLVVPDKWLAVEHMDQAATVMPFDPPRIETQAALMGVSLPPASVQQRLQQRRAFFSGDFEYLDQSLSAQRQQALLNPQQTIGYHPFIEGLEDTALAGLDACQRWLQAMPDSYVAHWVCAEVWNDGAWEARSEKRRSDINIAQTVLMEERLHQSNQLLERALTLDEQPVEALTLLAQNHFLLGTRIDDGFEWAQLLNVFDGKDAELSEPWPHSRTTGLASSYIERALAVYPRYLPAHRTWANFLQPRWGGTQALVLSAIDQAQRAGIEESDLLDMRDDFVVYPATFSTPGATQAYWEKAIAQQPTRKRLEGLLHDQVGRQNWKAIVPAAAALIVRYPDDGDAYYWLAEARKMMGQTDEARAAYLYAAALGNDAAAQELIMAFIRGGLGIDESYAGPSLPQLCHYSAALGSPIGANCLGAGYFEGGQPGVPFARDPGQGYAWHLLASRAGHYNSQFDLGWMLYSGRVPGVDSEQAQALGIFWLRRAEEKGHTFAARRLDELGVDRSTSFISRDNLFAVTNSLKTGLLWVRQRLRSLWA
- a CDS encoding endo alpha-1,4 polygalactosaminidase, with the protein product MRKVSLLLGCVLVVAIWQTTAVAEGLLSVNTEGRWYRPAVGVSWQWQLLVDDEHPLNTAYEAELYNLDLFSTPATTISLLQAAGRRVVCYFSAGTYESYVADRNQFAARDVGQVLADWPDERWLDIRSPAVQRIMTERLDLAASKGCDAVEPDNVQGYLEDTGFALSAEHQLAYNRFIATEAHRRGLAVGLKNSLEQVAELVDYFDFSINEQCFQYKECQPLLAFIEAGKPVLNVEYPDQHLALDAHWVATLCAAANARQFSTLILPVELDDRFRIACADAASR